caccacactgagctgatgctttatggcgatgctaacaAAGCCCTGATTTTCCCAACAAAACCCTCTCCTCCATAGACATTGAGAAAGGTCAGAGTCTATAGAAAAAatgaatttggaataaagaaaaaaagatgagcTGCTAACAAATGAATTTGCTTAACATGACATAGCGTTAAATGGATTGGATATTTCaggtattataaataaaataccacTATTCCTATTTCTTGGGTTAAAAATTAAGTATTGCTAGGAGCAAACGACTACTAAAAATGTGAAACATACTAAATTGCATTGACAAATTTAAACATCAGAACGCAAAACTGAACGATCGAGAATAAATAgaggaataaataaaagaacagaACCTTTTCCTATAAATAGGACATTACGTTGGAATTCATTGGCTACAGCgtttatatagaaaaaagttCCTTTTTCTAATTTAGAAAGTCTAACCTGTCCCTCCACACTTACTGACTTTCTATTCTATATGTAAAACTCCACCGCACAGCGCTGCAatatctgttggtgctatagaaataaagcataataatatatacggtCCAGGTTTATGTACATTATTCTATGTATTATGTAGGATTTCCTTTTTCCATCACACCACAAAGTGACttgaaattgtttttatttttactgcgATCACTAAGCGCAACTGCTGTACATTATACGTCTCAGTGATTGCTTTTCCTGGAAGGGGTGGGATGGACAGTTTAACGTTAAGGGTGCAGGACTCACTTCTCAGGTACACAGAGGGTTAAAACATCCCATAATTACAATCTTCtacattgtaagctctttgagcagggccctctttacctttagtttctgtaagtccagattgttatgttatttactacaCCTTACATCctgtttgcccattgtacagcgctgtggattatgatggcgctatataaatcaatatataataataataataataatatgccgTGGAATCCCCAAGGTAAGCCGAGCTGTTTTATTGTATGCACTGTCCGAGGTGCTGAAAACACTGtaaaaacctaaaaagcataactCCAGCCTCGCTTCTTCTGCTAAATGCAAATTTGCCATACTGACCCCCATGgcgagtgtttttttttttgtttgtttgttttttgacgGTATGGCTATTTAATCTGCAAAACAACATGGCACATGTAAGGAGTTTCAATCCCCAGGTTCACTTTGACCATACAAACAAGGCAACAGAAAGAGGATGAGACAACATAAAgtcccaaataataaaaataatacaaaaaaatctaggaacaacaaaaaataaataaaatatatatatatttttgtaaatatatatatatatatatttacaaaaaaatatatatatttaaaaatatttttgtttgtgcaCTGATAGTATATAATAACTAATGGCTGCTGCCgccagaaaatattttatatttgtactgCAATTTAATGTAGTTGGTAAAATGTtggaaaaatgattaaaaaatatcttgCGGTGCTGGCTTAAATCAGCCAGCAGGTGGCGCTGTTCTCCAACCATCCTGTAACAGCAGGGAATGTGTAGGGAATCCAAGCCCAGCTATGAGTTTATTTCCTCCAGATCCTGTGGACATTTGTCTTAtccttttatacattattatttgatAGCATTTCTCCAAATCTAAGGTACCTGCGCAGATTCATTCCTTTCGGAGAAGTATGTTATAAATGATAAGACAATGCATATTACAGAGATCCTCCAAATGGATAATGAATGTCTTTTGGTGTGCTAACAAGCTTAATCACTTCTCTTCTCCTGGTGTGATTCAGCAATGTGGAAATGTGAATAATTGATGGAATTCTATCCGGTGGATGCAACATAAAGCATGTGATTAGGAGTAGTATCATCTCCTACTTCTGCATGATGATTAGAACCACTAGCGAATGACCTCAGGCTGTTAAGGCCAGGGACGAGCGAGGGGAGACATCAATCTGGCTGCTATTTTTgtagactacaactcccatcactgggTGGCTGCGGTGTTGGGAACTGTATTTCAATAACAACAGGTTAGGGGCAAATTGCTTAAGGCTTTTAAAGAGACAGAGACTCTGAGATACCAATGTTGTTCTAATAAAGTTCTAATagttaatacattattattattattattaatatcttgcatttgtatagcgccaacagtttatgcagcgcttcttacagtccatacattcaaagggtctaaaaactagaactgacggaCTAAAACAAACCGAACGTTAGGTAAAAagggctcggctcgcaagcatACAATCTAGAGCGTAGAGAATATGTTTTCCAAAAGATGTGTAATGCAAGGAATATTCGGTAGCATTTTGTAGCAGCACTATTTACAGAATGGAAAGGTAAACACAgacgtatttatatatatatatatatatatatatatatatgattaataataaataaataaaatctaattgtaataaaaatgtattattattattattattattattttgtgtgtgtttttgtgcactCCACTGGTCTGTAAGTATTAACATTGTACGTaattaaatactatttttacatgtgcatctattaaccccttaatgacaaagcctgtacatgtacgggctcaaaatgcattgcttccaatgggtttagggaccgcctattgtctttaaggggttaaagatcacACAGACACtttgaaatatatgtatttgtagcATTTGATTATTAGGTCAACAATGTGCATATAACTCGTACCATAAACCATGTCTACAGTCTATAAATACTTCGTTTTaagataaatacataaatctcTGGATTTTGCGCAAATCTATGAAGTTCGAATTTcttattcaattatttatatagcgccagcagtttactcagcgcttcttacagtctgtacattcaaagggtctgacaaaactagaacaaaCGGATTGAGACGAAtccatacattaggtaaagaaatgatctttttttggggggtaattATTAGAACACTTTGAGATTTGGATATTTCAGGCAGACCGATCGAGAGAATGAGTCCACTTGCCGACCTAATCCAGGGCCGTCTGTTTTCCTGGGATTTATTCTAAACAAAGGACGGGCTCGTGCACATGACACATAATGGCAAGCGAAAGGTCAAGCGAGCCGGGGCCTGAGCCGTGACACGAACCCAACGCTTCCactaaatagattgtaagctcacaagagcagggccgtCTTCTGCTTCCGTACCAGCATGTCTCAACGCGCGctggtgtgatgtcatcatgacatATTTTCACTGcctctgattgtaacagcgctacggaatctgctggcgccatataaaaaaaatgcaaagaaaaacaCCGCGATGCAGTGCGCTGGCGATTTAACAATACAGCAATATTACAATTTCAACAAAGAGTTCATTACCGGCCGCAAAAATGAATTCTTAGCACATTACGAGAATAAAGCCTGCCCTGGCAATTAAAGTGTTAACACGGGCTGGACCGTTAAAGAGCGTCTTTTCTCGTCTGCGTCCCACAGATTCAGAGCACATATAATATTAACTGGCTATGTAAAGGATACTCCATTCCGGGATAATTAGGGGCTTTACTATAATGGAGCCATCTATGCGATCATTAGTACTCAGCTCTGCGCATGTTTCAAACAAACCCAAGCTGAACTTTGCCCTTTGAACTCTGCAAAACAGACCCGCATCCGCGGCTAATGATGaatcatatttatattcatCGTAAGGATCGGGGCGTCTTGGGAGGTGAGATAACCTAGAttgcaaaatatacatattgtgacAACGCCACGCGCTGATCAACTAAatgcaaacatatacacacacacatatatatataaatatatagtaaacATATGCATgcacaaatatgtatatacattatattcatatattttttttaattttatatatatatatacagtttttattttacatacaatatatactttcacaaatgtttttcGTTCCAGACACAGCTTTCCATTTCATACAGAGAAGGTTTTTTCCTTGTATGTTTTCACATTGcaactaacataaaacaattatggtcaaatacttatttttacttattaatgACCAGTAATGTTTGCGTTTGCTGTCTCTCTATGAATAACAAGCTAATAATAGGCCGAATAATACCACCattttcaatgaaaaaaatcatgttttaataattacataaaCAATCAGTGCAAAGTAATATAtttaggttatatatatatatatatatatatatatatatagttagataaagtacatgtttttattttccattaaagAAATGGCTCATTAACAATTATTACcggtatattatttatttatccaggataaatattgcattatattacatttatttatgatatatatatatatatatatatatatatatatatatatatatatatatatagttttattattattattacactgttaaatatatcataatacattttctgtacatCCAGGTActggaattattttatttatatatatatatatatatatatatttattgttttattattttactttttcaaaacaaattatagcactctaattttttttcattttaaatcatattttttctaCATGTTATCATGCATTAACACAATAATCTAGATTGTACGCATGAGTTAAAAAGCTTACACGCTACGTGTATTCCCCGAGATGATAATTATAATGATTATTCGTTTATTTGAGAAAAGCCTGTATATTTTGGGCTAATTTTCATAAtaggaaattttatttttttttatgtgtttttaatcaTTAATACCCAGATCAGGCACGTTCTTATTAGAAAGTGACACAGTTACTTTGGAACGCGCTCGGAATAAGTCTTCTATGCGTCTGTGTATTAAGCGTAAATGTATTGAGCACAAGGGGTCTTTAACTGTGTGGTTTTGTGAAAGGGATAGAAAACATCAATGGGATCAATAAGAAAGGTTTCCCTTGCCCTGCATAAAACGGTAACGCTTTTCTATTCACTGCTTTAACTTTCTTCTCTGACAAATGTAAATCAATGAATGTGTGTTTACAACCTCCAGTCACAATCCGGCCTCCTCATTTCCAACGCAACCGGCCTCTGATGTTATTGCGATACCTTCCTGCGCTTCTGGCGGCAACGTGACTGTCCCAAAGAGCTTGCACTTCATAGATACGGCTGAGAAAGGTTACCGGCAATATCatggcataaaaaaaacccaaacgaTGTCCGACCCTCACCTTCAAAGCCCATGGTGTGAAAAGTCTGGACCCTATCAAACCGCTGGCAACCAAAGGGTTAACTTAAAGGACCTACTATAATTGATTTACGTTTATTTCGATTCTTAAACCTTTTGATAAATGGAGGGGATGGTTTAGGGCGTGAAGACGGACACTTTATAAGTTACGTCATCAAAGCATCAACAGAAAGGCTCCTTATTATTCTTCTCTTGTCAACATCCAGGGAGAAAATCGCCCCATTTGATTAGAAAAGGCGAAGTCCAAGTCTGATTAAATTATCTCACGGCCTTTATAACCTTCCTGACCGTGTCAGCATTTTTTCTGCAAACTCACTTATAGCATGTGTGACCCCAgtgatatacattataaatacacgcaaacacgctaacaccatgTATTGTGCCACAATGGTATGAGCGTGTTAGATacttgttattatatatttatgcataGTCTTCTtgctattattaatattatttattgattggttatgtagcgccgtcatattctgcagaaactattagtgcataatattacaATTTGGATAGAAATAACAGTGAGGAGGATCCTGGTCCGAGGAGCTTGCGATCTAGCTTGACTGTGTAGAACACACGTGTGTGTTTTATTCTGTATCTTAATTACTTAATTATTACTTAATCATTTACCTTCAGCAcacaatgaataaaaatattgtcttaCAACTATGTTATCCATACTATATTAATAAGCcatactgtgtatgtgtgtgtgtgtgtgagagtgtatgtgtatgtgagtgtgtgtgagtgtgtgtgagtgtatgagtgtgtgtctatgtgtgtgagtgtatgagtgtgtgtgagagagtgtatgtgtatctgtgtgtgagtgagtatgtgtaagtgtgcgtgagtgtatgagtgtgtgtctgtgtgtgtgagtgtctgtggtGTAAAACCCTATGATATTGCgcaataataatagttttatcaatgcaattaaaaaaccccaacagaCAGAGACCAATAACTTTATTTCGCCGAGCCATTGGCTCTTTTGTTGACCAATCCATATGCATGTCTCTCTGGAATTGAAAGTGTTAATGAGACCTGTTAACCAATCACGTTGTTGGATATATTGGCACGTACGACACCGTGCGAGCGTGAAGCTGATCACAGGCACCGCCACTGCAGCATATAATAGATACAGAGTCCGCACAATGGTGGAGAGCGGGGAGAGGGCTGTCTCTCGGCAGAAAGAGAGGGCAACGTTTCACGGAGTAGAGTAATCCCGCTGCAGCgtaaaaaacacatgaaagcCACcgaaaaaaggttttttggcGCATGGTGTAAACGGCACAAAGACTGCTTCTCGTAAGCTACGTCTTTCTGGATGTCGTACAACGTTTACCCACTTGGGGTTATTAGAAAGACTGTTGTCTTAATTTAATCTTTGGACGTTGGAACTGTTACTTGACTATCAGCGTCCGATACAAAAGGCATCATAGGTGTGATTAATAACAGGATCCATATTCTCCTGCGCGAAAAGGCCCCTGAGTGCTCCGCACCTCCGCGTGCAAGAGAAACgtgaaatgtgtgtgtgggggggggacgCCACGTTGGAGCTATTATCTCTCCCGATCTGCTTATTCGACGGATTGAGACCAGAGAACTGGAGATGTCCTGGAACAggacggggaggaaaaaaaaaagacgctaGTGTGGGAGGAGGGAATCAGAGGAGATTTTATGCTGGGAAAGCATCTTGCTTTACTGGAAACAAGGCAGATCACTTTCCAGATCAATGGAAACTGGGTCCACACGTTTGTAATATCGGTGGTATTATTAATGGTCTTTTAATCTTCCGAAACATGATGAGGATCAGTTGGCACCATATACACAATGGTGTGAAACTGGGACACAACATGAGATCCATAGATATGgggcacactatatatatatatatatacatctatatatatatctatatatctataaataaatctatatctatatatcacagCCTTAAAGCACGTATGCATAGATCCAGCTCACAATATCGGCACATTCCAGGTTAAACAGTATTAGGAAAGCTGAggacatataaatattacatagtaAGAGTAAGATTTAAGACTCATATATCACTAGTCATCTAGCACTGAATATATATCTAACTGTGCACacctatataaacacacacatatatatatgtatatgaattcagatatatattgtatcagtacattatatagatatataattttttatatatatataaatattaatacattgtgtaagtatgtatatatatagatatatatatatatatgtagtgtatataaatgttaatacattgtgtaagtatatatatatatatatatatacagtgtatataaatgttaatacatcgtgtaagttaatatatatatatacagtgtatataaatattaatatattgagtatatatatatatatatatatatattgtatataaaagtTAATACActgtaagtatgtatatatatatatatatatatatgtagtgtatataaatgttaatacattgtgtaagtatgtatatatatatatgtagtgtatataaatgttaatacattgtgtaagtatgtatatatatatatgtagtgtatataaatgttaatacattgtgtaagtatgtatatatatatatgtagtgtatataaatgttaatacattgtgtaagtatgtatatatatatatgtagtgtatataaatgttaatacattgtgtaagtatgtatatatatatatgtagtgtatataaatgttaatacattgtgtaagtatatatatatatatattgtatataaagttAATacattgtgtaagtatgtatatatatatatatatattgtatataaatgttaatacatcgtgtaagtatatatatatatatatacagtgtatataaatattaatatattgagtaagtatatatatatattgtatataaaagtTAATACAttgtaagtatgtatatatatatatatatatatgtagtgtatataaatgttaatacattgtgtaagtatgtatatatatatatgtagtgtatataaatgttaatacattgtgtaagtatgtatatatatatatgtagtgtatataaatgttaatacattgtgtaagtatgtatatatatatatgtagtgtatataaatgttaatacattgtgtaagtatatatatatatatattgtatataaagttAATacattgtgtaagtatgtatatatatatatatatattgtatataaatgttaatacatcgtgtaagtatatatatatatatatacagtgtatataaatattaatatattgagtaagtatatatatatattgtatataaaagtTAATACAttgtaagtatgtatatatatatatatatatatatgtagtgtatataaatgttaatacattgtgtaagtatgtatatatatagatatatatatatatatgtagtgtatataaatgttaatacattgtgtaagtatgtatatatatataaatatataatatataatatgtaatatttcttAACACGATATTGTGTAcattgtatacatgtatataggACTGCAGGTGTGTGCAGCACTGTTTAATGTATGCGattttatacaatgttattAATACCACCTTTGCGTCATCCTAGAaattgactaaaaaaaaaaatgaaatgaaattgaACCGCTACAAATACCAGGAATTAAGAACTCGGCATTTAGACAGTAACATTGATTTGTGTGGGAAATGTTCATTTGTGGATATTGTGGCAGATGCGAAGAAGTGCTAAATCCCTGGGATTAGTTATAGGGGACAAACCAGGTCCCCTATAACCCAATGGATTTTGTAGGCCGGCTTTTACGGGACCCCCGCACTAATGCATAGAAAAACGTGCCGGTGGTGGAATTATTATTCATCCTTTAAGAGTAACAGCTCGCCAAATGTAATTTTACTTGCTCAACCATCTCTGAAATTCTGGAGTTTTTACAATTTCACATTTGTTGTCTTTTTTAACCTcggtgtattttttattttcttcaaattttttttttttaaaagaaaataatttctgaaaaaaataatcaggcTGAATTCATTTATTACCATGAAAATTTACCTACGCACGCTaattatcaaaatatatatatacgccttCATGATCTGTAATGTATTTTGTGCgttgaaataaatgtaaatttattatttatttatttattaaatcacCCGCGTTTATTACGTCATGTGCAAAGTAGAGCGCGtgcaaatttgtttttaaatataatttatctaaataaataactataaataaCCGCGATAACGCACGCGTTTTAGGTGTAATCGAATACATTAGGCGTGTTTGGGTTCAATGACACCTACGCCGCGCCGCTCCCTAACTCACTGTTGTAATCGCGCGTTGGGAAACAGGTTCGCCGGCGACGGCGGTGACGAGTGGGAAGACGGAATTCCGCTTCTGGATCAATCTTATCAGACGATGCTGATAACATCGATCGGACATTAGAACGGGTTCGGAACGGCTGAACGGTCGCTTTGCGCGGCTCGTATCGACGATCATGGGAAAGTATTCAGCATCTTACGTTATGACAGCAGCTAAAATATCactcgataaaaaaaaaatacatattcaacAGATGCCATCCAAGAAAAATCAATCGTACAGCAAGTCCAAATATACAGAACGCACTGGGAATCTTCTTATTCCTCCCCGTACAggcacaatatattttttttagaaaacattcTATTGTTTGTATATGAACATTGGGTTTGTTTattgtgcaatatatatatatatataccggcaTTGAGGGTATTATATTTTTGCGTTCTAGGCGTCTTTTCTGGAAGGGAACTAGAACAATATAGATTTATCACAAGTACGCTGGATAACAACGTATCTAAACATCTCTCACCTTGCGAGAGCCTCACAGCTTGGAGTCTTTACAAACCATAGACTGATCTGGAGACCCCCAGACTGCGGGATTGGGACTGTTTAACTCGAAGCCAAGTGTCACTACTCTCTCCAGATCTGAGATTTCTATCAATAATTCATAGAAATGGTTTTCTACCCTCTGCCTTTTAATTCCCTGTAGCTGTTCTAGAACATTGTGTCTACTCAAGCCGGTTCCCCTGTGATCCCAAACCCATCCTTCTCACAATCACCGCGACTTAGGACTCTGGTGAATTCACCAGTTGACTGCCACTGCTGTGAGCGGCAGGCTGACTGCAAACAAAGGGTTAAGATAATACAGGCACCTACGACCGGTTTATCCAGACCTctgtcccatcacataagaGGCGTTCTAATGGGGTAAAGGTTTAGCGAGCATATAGGGCTGGAAAAATGCAGTTTATACACGGCATTGATATTAATTTGCTCACAAATGATTAAAATCAGAGGCTCACGGCAAGTCCTTGCTCGGTGCTGAATTTCTACGTGACCAGAATACAGCTCTGGCCATTTTTCTTTCCTGTCCGAGGGCCTCCCTTTATAGGCCAATAATTAAGTGCAAAAGGGAAGGTATTGTGTATTTCATTTTCAAGTGCTCGGCCGAGAAATGCGTCTGGCGTCTCACTATACAAAATCGCAGGAGTGAGACCTTGCATTTTAGAAGGTCGTGCAAGGCGcgttattaaataaatcagtgcccTTCTATATAAGCACTGAGacccaataaaaaatatacattgctaCGCCGAACAAAGACAGCTGCACATATACTACTCATACCAGCATGGATTAGCCACTAGACCGGGCTTCCAGCTTCCAAGAGGAATGTGAAATATgtcaagaaagggttaaaaaatcaataagaaatAATGACTATTTTATCGCGAGGAAACACCACTTAACTATCGTTTGGCTGTAAAAGCAGATCGGAAAATTGGTAGATgttgaaaattacatttttttttccccatggcgAATGTCATTTTTAAAGGTTTGGTTGACATTTTGGATTGCGGGCTACAGAAAACCTGTAATCCTAGTAATCGCTGTATCCAATTCTTTTGGTCGTAAACAAAATTTGATCAACACAGGAATTTAACTCTTTTGTCTCCTACTAGACAAAAGACCTTGAAACCCAGcatatctacatttttttttttttttaaagagaaattattttgtattttacattaCAACAAAAAGTGTAGTGAAtagttgttttaaaatataatgtagcGAAATCCTAACCCGGTTGTAAGATGTGATAGCTCGTAATTAAAGAATAGTGTTCTAATTTCTTTGATACTTTGGATAGTAAAGCCAATCAGGCTAACCCAGAACAATAGACAAAGCAATTCACCTCATGACCACTAGAGGGGGCTAagaaacccaaaataaaatagaacaatGTACACTATAAAATCGATTGTTTGCACTGATTTTTCAGGTGTCTAACATGCCAGTTTCAAGCTCCTAATcgaaaaacacatatttttaaaaatatatagttaaaaacGACTTCAAACACCTCAGAACCAGAGTcgttttttttcacaatagtCATCCCTGCATTTAGATTATGTAGATTGACATTCTACAAGCACATAATCCTTAATGTGTCCTTCTCCAGGCTCTCCTGAAACCACACCAGAACTTGCTTCTAATCAACCAGGCATCAGTAACGAGATATATACGACACTTAAAGAAGACAATGCTCagacaaacaaaaacccaaaaGATGGCAAGCATGTTAAATTGAATACCTTGGGGCTTATTTTGGCTTTGAAGAAGAAAGGGAACCTTCTAAAGTAAGGGAGGTCCCACCTGCCCACCAAGACAAGTGGACTTCCCTGATGAAACAATGATGTTCAACAATGTGGTCAATAACAATTGTTACATGGAACTAAAGCTCTCCTGGTGACATTTAATCACCTTGAAGTGATATGATGCATATGGATTTTAGCAATGTTCTCTGTCACTCACCTGCTAGCCTGAGAGCTGACATTCTTTGGAACTCAGGCTCTTGCAACCACTTCCACATTCTTCTGAAGGTCTCCCTGCCAGATTTCAATTTACTCCAAGGTTTGgggttccttagcaggtctgaaAGGGTACCCTGTGACCGGCACAATACCCTTTGGGCAAAGATAGCCTGGGGGATACTGTATCTTTTGAGCTCTGCAGTGATCCTCTGAGCTACTTCTTTGGTGTTGATCTCTTCCAACTGGCCAGAGTTGTTCATCTGAGAtcctgaggaggaggagggtggCCTGTCACGGCTAGAGGACAACACGGGCCCGTGAGATTGAGCATGGCCAGGGTGACCAGGGTGATGCATACCGTTGATGTGAGACATCATGGCAGATGGAGGGGTACCCAACCCTCTTGAGAGGTGCTGCTCCCCTCTTGCCAGCATGGCAGTGTGGGCATCAAAATTTGAGCTGAGCATCTTTTCATGACCAGGAGGCCCATAGTTGTGAAGGCTTTGTTGGGTGTTGTGGATAGAGCCCAAGCCATTTCCCAGTGGGTTGCCTGTGAGAGGGGACAAGCTTTGCCCCATCCCGGTCATGTCCTTGTAGGGGCTGTATAGATTGTTCATGCCTGGGATGCCCCTCTCATCCCTCATGAGGGTGAAGCTGCCACTGACATTGCCAGATAGCCgctggtggtgatggtggtggGGGTGATGGTGAGGGTGGTGGAACTTGTCAGATACCGTAGAAATGGGGGGCAAAGGCTGGAGTGGGGTGAGGGTGGTATAGGTGCTGCTCATGCCCATCCCAGGTGGTGAGGAGTCACAAGGCATGCTCATGGCATGGTGGAGAGGGATGGACAGCTCCGTCCTGTAGTCCCCAG
The DNA window shown above is from Spea bombifrons isolate aSpeBom1 chromosome 1, aSpeBom1.2.pri, whole genome shotgun sequence and carries:
- the ONECUT2 gene encoding one cut domain family member 2 isoform X1, with product MKTAYNAFRCLTKDLDACAMNQEMTMDSIGSLHGGTSHEQDLMNSHSPHHHRRIHQDLTSPSSRSAMVSSMASILDGAGDYRTELSIPLHHAMSMPCDSSPPGMGMSSTYTTLTPLQPLPPISTVSDKFHHPHHHPHHHHHQRLSGNVSGSFTLMRDERGIPGMNNLYSPYKDMTGMGQSLSPLTGNPLGNGLGSIHNTQQSLHNYGPPGHEKMLSSNFDAHTAMLARGEQHLSRGLGTPPSAMMSHINGMHHPGHPGHAQSHGPVLSSSRDRPPSSSSGSQMNNSGQLEEINTKEVAQRITAELKRYSIPQAIFAQRVLCRSQGTLSDLLRNPKPWSKLKSGRETFRRMWKWLQEPEFQRMSALRLAAPEFAGILQPSCKRKEQEPNKDRNSSQKKSRLVFTDLQRRTLFAIFKENKRPSKEMQITISQQLGLELTTVSNFFMNARRRSLEKWQDDLSTGGSSSISSTCTKA
- the ONECUT2 gene encoding one cut domain family member 2 isoform X2; the protein is MKTAYNAFRCLTKDLDACAMNQEMTMDSIGSLHGGTSHEQDLMNSHSPHHHRRIHQDLTSPSSRSAMVSSMASILDGAGDYRTELSIPLHHAMSMPCDSSPPGMGMSSTYTTLTPLQPLPPISTVSDKFHHPHHHPHHHHHQRLSGNVSGSFTLMRDERGIPGMNNLYSPYKDMTGMGQSLSPLTGNPLGNGLGSIHNTQQSLHNYGPPGHEKMLSSNFDAHTAMLARGEQHLSRGLGTPPSAMMSHINGMHHPGHPGHAQSHGPVLSSSRDRPPSSSSGSQMNNSGQLEEINTKEVAQRITAELKRYSIPQAIFAQRVLCRSQGTLSDLLRNPKPWSKLKSGRETFRRMWKWLQEPEFQRMSALRLAACKRKEQEPNKDRNSSQKKSRLVFTDLQRRTLFAIFKENKRPSKEMQITISQQLGLELTTVSNFFMNARRRSLEKWQDDLSTGGSSSISSTCTKA